From Medicago truncatula cultivar Jemalong A17 chromosome 7, MtrunA17r5.0-ANR, whole genome shotgun sequence, a single genomic window includes:
- the LOC11424575 gene encoding uncharacterized protein, translated as MNSSSLASFILTPPLPLPCKFNHPRFQIKPQPIFHHPLNSISLCSKSNFSTKSSSNINNPVSIPEENASYVAVEEFIDKDWSVLDYTGPNIDRIISSGKIDENSRVLVSSGSEEFVDCLVGGSKFKSMLVLHDSLLILALLIEKYDNIKCWQGEVTIVPEKWSPFDVVFLYFLPALPFKLEDVLGSLAPKCSPGGRVIISHPQGREILKQQRQQYPDVVVSDLPDKTHLQSVAAANSFNVAEFVDEPGFYLAVLIKSRT; from the exons ATGAATTCATCTTCTTTAGCTTCCTTCATTCTCACACCACCACTACCACTACCATGCAAATTCAACCACCCCCGTTTTCAAATCAAACCACAACCCATTTTCCACCACCCCCTTAATTCCATTTCCCTGTgctcaaaatccaatttttccaccaaatcatcatcaaatatCAACAACCCAGTTTCAATCCCTGAAGAAAACGCATCTTATGTCGCTGTTGAAGAATTCATCGACAAAGATTGGTCAGTGCTTGACTATACAGGACCAAACATTGACCGTATTATATCATCTGGGAAAATTGATGAGAATTCAAGGGTTTTGGTTTCAAGTGGTTCTGAAGAGTTTGTGGATTGTTTAGTTGGTGGTTCTAAATTCAAGTCTATGCTTGTTCTTCATGACTCACTTTTGATATTGGCTCTTCTTATTGAGAAATATGATAATATTAAGTGTTGGCAAGGAGAGGTTACTATTGTTCCGGAAAAATGGTCTCCTTTTGATGttgtgtttctttattttttgccTGCTTTGCCCTTTAAACTTGAGGATGTTCTTGGTTCTTTGGCTCCAAAATGTTCACCTG GTGGAAGGGTGATTATCAGTCACCCACAAGGGAGAGAAATACTGAAACAGCAACGACAACAGTACCCAGACGTAGTAGTTTCTGACCTTCCTGACAAAACACATTTACAAAGTGTTGCAGCTGCTAATTCCTTTAATGTGGCTGAATTTGTGGATGAACCTGGCTTTTATTTAGCTGTTTTGATCAAATCTAGGACTTAA